Proteins encoded by one window of Sphaerochaeta sp.:
- a CDS encoding glutamine--tRNA ligase/YqeY domain fusion protein, whose product MDETTLKKDEGAPANFLEKIIEDDLANGRVPNNTIVTRFPPEPNGYLHIGHIKSICINFGLAEKYHGICHLRLDDTNPEKENMEYIESIKKDIHWLGFDWGKHEYYASDYYQQLYEIALRLIKEGKAYVDSLSPELVKEYRGTLTEPGKNSPDRDRPIEENLRLFQEMKDGKYPEGKYILRAKIDMASPNINLRDPTLYRIKYATHPRTGNTWCVYPMYDFTHPISDAIEGITHSICTLEFEDHRPAYDWATSIDGIENTPHQYEFARLNVSYLLMSKRRLLNLVNLKIVDGWDDPRMPTISGIRRRGYSPESMKDFIARVGVAKVESMVDYSLMEFCVREDLNKRAKRLMVVLDPLKLVIDNYPEDKTEYFDAENNPEVENSGIHPIPFGKELYIEKEDFMEHPIKGYHRLYPGNEIRLKYAYYITATSVEKDKDGNIVCVHCTYDPESRGGSTPDGRKVRGTSHWVSAKDAADIEVRLYDKLFLTEYPGEKTGNYMDDLNPDSLKVIQSKGEPEVKNAKVGDYLQFVRNGYFCVDCKDSTPEHMVFNRTVTLKDSWAKLKDKMQNQNA is encoded by the coding sequence ATGGATGAAACGACGCTGAAGAAAGACGAGGGAGCGCCCGCGAATTTTTTGGAGAAGATCATCGAGGATGATCTGGCCAACGGGAGGGTACCGAACAACACCATTGTCACCCGTTTCCCTCCGGAGCCCAACGGATATCTGCACATCGGGCACATCAAGTCGATCTGCATCAACTTCGGACTGGCGGAGAAGTACCATGGGATCTGCCACCTCCGGCTGGATGACACCAACCCGGAGAAAGAGAACATGGAGTACATCGAGTCCATCAAAAAGGACATCCACTGGCTGGGGTTCGATTGGGGAAAACACGAGTACTACGCGTCGGATTACTACCAACAGCTGTATGAGATCGCTCTTCGGTTGATCAAGGAAGGCAAAGCGTACGTGGACAGCCTCAGCCCGGAGCTGGTCAAGGAATACCGCGGCACACTCACTGAACCGGGCAAGAACAGCCCGGACCGTGACCGCCCGATCGAAGAGAACCTCCGTTTGTTCCAGGAAATGAAGGACGGCAAATATCCCGAGGGGAAATACATCCTTCGGGCGAAGATCGACATGGCCAGCCCGAACATCAATCTCCGAGACCCGACGCTGTACCGGATCAAATATGCCACCCATCCCAGGACGGGCAACACGTGGTGCGTCTATCCGATGTACGACTTCACCCATCCGATCAGTGACGCCATCGAAGGCATCACCCATTCGATCTGCACGCTGGAGTTCGAGGATCATCGTCCCGCTTATGACTGGGCGACTTCCATCGACGGCATCGAGAACACCCCGCACCAGTACGAGTTCGCCCGCTTGAACGTCAGCTACCTGTTGATGAGCAAGCGGCGGTTGCTCAACCTGGTCAACCTGAAGATCGTCGACGGATGGGACGATCCACGGATGCCCACCATCAGTGGAATCCGCAGACGTGGCTACAGCCCGGAGTCGATGAAGGATTTCATCGCCCGTGTGGGTGTGGCCAAAGTCGAGTCAATGGTAGACTATTCCTTGATGGAATTCTGTGTCCGTGAGGATCTGAACAAGCGCGCCAAGCGTCTGATGGTCGTCCTTGATCCGCTGAAACTGGTCATCGACAACTATCCGGAAGACAAGACGGAGTACTTCGACGCGGAAAACAACCCGGAAGTGGAAAACAGCGGGATCCATCCGATTCCGTTCGGCAAGGAACTGTACATCGAGAAGGAAGACTTCATGGAGCATCCCATCAAAGGGTATCATCGGTTGTATCCCGGCAATGAGATCCGCCTGAAGTACGCCTACTACATCACGGCGACCTCCGTGGAGAAGGACAAAGACGGCAACATCGTCTGCGTCCACTGCACCTACGACCCAGAGAGCAGAGGCGGTTCCACGCCGGATGGACGCAAGGTGCGCGGCACTTCCCATTGGGTTTCGGCAAAGGATGCCGCGGACATCGAGGTCCGTCTGTATGACAAGTTGTTCCTCACCGAATATCCCGGCGAGAAAACAGGCAACTACATGGATGACCTGAATCCTGACTCCCTGAAGGTCATCCAGTCCAAGGGCGAACCGGAGGTGAAGAATGCCAAAGTCGGTGATTACCTCCAGTTTGTCCGCAACGGGTATTTCTGCGTGGACTGCAAGGACAGCACTCCGGAACACATGGTGTTCAACCGCACCGTGACGCTGAAGGACAGCTGGGCCAAGCTGAAAGACAAGATGCAGAACCAGAACGCGTAA
- a CDS encoding amidohydrolase — translation MRYFFDPHCHVMTLQHPNLVSFINSIDSSLPDFIRSGALSPSYILTGRNLNVSNMFSSLMNTLRAFDGPIARIFALMEDDLAGVYTHRNPTLPYPKEPFFRDGKFHFRGMEFDRVGLCPLLMDFSILESENQKMYYTRTGENKITEYAEETVQGIEEYYAQRPNHLFDIFPLLGINPKAHTLQDIEHLLDTYVVTDHAIVREEHTRKRFFGVKFYPPLGFDAWPKDKEERKKVEAIYTFCTTYDLPIITHCDDQGFRTYPTKYSWEWTSPNHYIPALEQYPELRIDFAHFGTQYNGLSKANLNSLAATVAGQPRSPWFYQIIDLMKIYPHVMSDFSFSGTIETFYAEVLSFLNAQDDETREHLKGRMMFGSDFSINLLKVESYLEYYELFARSGFSDQDVIRFAQANPMAFLGLKEHE, via the coding sequence ATGAGGTATTTCTTCGACCCCCATTGTCACGTGATGACGTTGCAGCACCCCAATCTGGTAAGTTTCATCAACTCCATCGATTCCAGTCTCCCCGACTTCATCCGAAGCGGGGCGCTCTCACCTTCCTATATCCTCACCGGCAGGAACCTGAACGTCAGCAACATGTTCTCTTCGTTGATGAACACGCTCCGCGCGTTTGACGGGCCCATCGCCCGCATCTTCGCCCTGATGGAAGACGATCTTGCAGGCGTGTACACACATCGTAATCCGACGCTTCCCTACCCCAAAGAACCATTCTTCAGGGATGGGAAGTTCCATTTCCGTGGCATGGAGTTCGACCGTGTCGGCCTCTGTCCGCTTCTGATGGATTTCTCCATCCTTGAATCGGAGAACCAGAAGATGTACTACACACGTACCGGAGAGAACAAGATCACCGAATACGCCGAAGAGACCGTCCAAGGCATCGAGGAATACTATGCCCAACGCCCAAACCACCTGTTTGACATCTTCCCGCTCCTTGGCATCAATCCAAAAGCGCATACGCTCCAAGACATCGAACATCTTCTGGACACCTATGTAGTCACCGATCACGCCATCGTGCGGGAAGAACATACAAGGAAACGGTTCTTCGGCGTAAAGTTCTACCCACCCCTTGGATTCGACGCCTGGCCGAAAGACAAGGAAGAACGGAAAAAGGTGGAAGCCATTTATACGTTCTGCACCACGTATGACCTTCCCATCATCACCCACTGCGACGACCAGGGCTTCCGAACCTACCCGACGAAATACTCATGGGAATGGACCAGTCCAAACCATTATATACCCGCTTTGGAACAATATCCTGAATTGCGGATTGATTTCGCCCATTTTGGAACCCAATACAATGGGTTGTCCAAGGCAAATCTCAACTCCCTGGCAGCCACCGTCGCCGGCCAACCACGATCCCCGTGGTTCTACCAGATCATCGACCTGATGAAGATCTATCCTCATGTGATGAGCGACTTCTCGTTCTCCGGAACCATCGAGACATTTTATGCCGAGGTGCTTTCCTTCCTGAATGCCCAGGATGATGAGACACGGGAACACCTCAAGGGACGGATGATGTTCGGAAGTGATTTTTCCATCAACCTGCTGAAAGTGGAGTCCTATCTGGAATACTACGAACTGTTCGCCCGAAGCGGTTTCTCCGACCAGGATGTGATCCGCTTCGCCCAGGCCAATCCGATGGCGTTCCTCGGACTGAAGGAGCACGAATGA
- a CDS encoding rubrerythrin family protein: MELKGSQTEKNLQTAFAGESQARNKYTYFASKARKEGYVQIGNIFEETANNEKEHAKIWFKLLQESGDIADTASNLKAAAAGENYEWTDMYKGFAKVAHEEGFTKIATLFEMVAAIEKTHEERYLALLKNVQDGLVFSRDGEQIWRCSNCGHIVIGKKAPGVCPVCGHPQAYFELVAKNY; the protein is encoded by the coding sequence ATGGAACTGAAAGGATCGCAGACGGAAAAGAATTTGCAGACGGCGTTTGCCGGTGAGTCTCAGGCTCGGAACAAGTATACCTACTTTGCTTCGAAAGCCCGCAAGGAAGGGTATGTGCAGATCGGAAACATTTTCGAGGAGACCGCCAACAACGAGAAGGAGCATGCAAAGATCTGGTTCAAACTCCTGCAGGAATCTGGTGATATCGCGGATACCGCTTCCAACCTGAAGGCCGCTGCCGCTGGTGAGAACTACGAGTGGACCGACATGTACAAAGGGTTCGCCAAGGTTGCCCATGAGGAAGGGTTCACCAAGATCGCGACGTTGTTCGAGATGGTTGCCGCCATTGAGAAGACCCACGAGGAACGCTATCTCGCCCTGCTGAAGAACGTCCAGGATGGTCTGGTGTTCAGCCGCGACGGCGAGCAGATCTGGAGATGCTCCAACTGTGGACACATCGTCATCGGCAAGAAAGCCCCTGGCGTCTGCCCGGTTTGTGGTCATCCGCAGGCCTATTTCGAGCTGGTTGCCAAGAACTACTAG
- a CDS encoding transcriptional repressor: MITEKRQTIQKELVLEAVLASDDHPNADEVYQRVARKHPSISRSTVYRNLHNLVDEKKIRAVRVTDGPEHFDRTLSSHYHIQCTVCGRVSDLCVTSGESLETIVDASGYLVEGKDVIYRGVCPDCQHKFHHCEGV; encoded by the coding sequence ATGATTACTGAAAAACGGCAGACCATACAAAAGGAATTGGTTCTGGAAGCGGTGCTTGCGTCCGATGATCATCCCAATGCTGATGAAGTGTATCAGCGGGTGGCACGGAAGCATCCGTCCATCAGCAGGTCCACGGTGTATCGGAACCTCCACAATCTTGTCGATGAGAAAAAGATCCGTGCGGTTCGTGTCACAGACGGGCCTGAACATTTTGACAGAACGCTTTCCTCACACTATCATATCCAGTGTACGGTTTGTGGGCGGGTTAGTGATTTGTGCGTAACTTCGGGCGAAAGTCTGGAAACCATCGTTGATGCTTCCGGATACCTGGTGGAGGGCAAAGATGTCATCTACCGGGGGGTTTGTCCCGATTGTCAACATAAATTCCATCATTGTGAAGGAGTGTAA
- a CDS encoding class I SAM-dependent methyltransferase, which produces MEYFEKDFGKILKANALKQRRLMLKYDTDCMRVYDRNLEEFPVTVDLYGKYARITDYSRDGMDDPARETCCDIAGRMLYIEKDHVIFYHREKREGREQHGILSDTSVVTTVKENGLTFTVDLTKRIDTGLFLDHAVTRQMVREHSQGLRVLNLFSYTGAFSVYAMGGGARSVVSVDLSATYTDWARKNLQDNGFSGEACPCVAMDAWKYVGGAVRDGKKFDLIIFDPPAFSNSHKMDSDFDVQRDYARWLRVLNVLLADDGLLLFSNNLGSFQLDKRLISGFDVREITWEVAAPGFAHKKGTARTWLLAKTETVRLHQDELVFPPMNEAAEVQQDVPQMSEEEKKQEGLDEAAVTETDQHVEQEAPKAKKTTKKSTKTTKSASKKTEAPEDEVKTDAETPTQPEAEAPASETVEPSADSQPEAEEKADDDVLTLHWSDDEPKTAKNAEDESEADASEDAEPETEEDRMAIAKKAFQPRPYGQGRKDHDDQDEDAEGEEEEDADAESSDAGDEDSDRRGGDRGGYGRRDDDRRGGYGDRGGYGRRDDDRRGGYGDRGGYGRRDDSRGSYGDRGGYGRRDDDRRGGYGDRGGYGRRDDSRGSYGDRGGYGRRDDDRRGGYGDRGGYGRRDDSRGSYGDRGGYGRRDDSRGSYGDRGGYGRRDDDRRGGYGDRGGYGRRDDSRGSYGDRGGYGRRDDSRGGYGDRGGYGRRDDSRGGYGDRGGFGRRDDNRRGGFGGDRGFSRPDRYSDDRRGGFGKDRPDRKPKPYGFDKFRDTKTRGENENDNFFWLDDDKKNKKDDT; this is translated from the coding sequence ATGGAATATTTCGAGAAGGATTTCGGGAAGATTTTGAAAGCGAACGCGTTGAAGCAACGCCGCCTGATGCTGAAGTATGATACGGACTGCATGCGGGTGTATGACCGGAACCTGGAGGAATTTCCCGTTACGGTGGATCTCTATGGGAAATATGCGAGGATCACCGATTACAGCAGGGACGGAATGGATGACCCGGCGAGAGAGACGTGCTGCGACATCGCTGGACGCATGCTGTACATCGAGAAGGATCATGTGATCTTCTACCATCGCGAAAAACGCGAAGGGCGGGAGCAGCATGGAATCCTCAGCGATACATCGGTGGTCACCACGGTCAAGGAGAATGGTTTGACCTTCACCGTGGACCTTACCAAACGAATCGACACAGGCCTGTTCCTGGACCATGCCGTAACCCGGCAGATGGTCAGGGAGCATAGCCAAGGGCTGAGGGTGCTGAACCTGTTCTCCTATACGGGCGCGTTTTCCGTATACGCGATGGGCGGGGGTGCCCGTTCGGTGGTGTCGGTCGATTTATCCGCGACGTATACGGATTGGGCGAGGAAAAACCTCCAGGACAATGGGTTTTCTGGGGAAGCGTGCCCGTGTGTGGCTATGGACGCATGGAAATACGTGGGGGGAGCGGTTCGGGATGGAAAGAAGTTTGATTTGATCATCTTCGATCCTCCGGCGTTCTCCAACAGCCACAAGATGGATTCGGACTTTGATGTACAGCGCGATTACGCGCGTTGGCTGAGGGTGCTGAATGTGTTGTTGGCCGATGACGGCCTGCTCTTGTTCTCGAATAATCTGGGAAGTTTCCAGTTGGACAAGCGCTTGATCAGCGGTTTTGATGTGAGGGAGATCACCTGGGAGGTCGCAGCACCAGGATTTGCCCATAAGAAAGGGACCGCGCGAACTTGGCTGTTAGCCAAGACTGAGACGGTGAGGCTCCACCAGGATGAACTGGTGTTCCCACCGATGAATGAAGCTGCGGAAGTGCAGCAGGATGTACCACAAATGAGTGAAGAAGAAAAGAAACAAGAAGGTTTGGATGAAGCGGCGGTGACGGAAACCGACCAGCATGTCGAACAAGAGGCGCCGAAGGCGAAGAAGACAACCAAGAAGAGCACCAAAACGACGAAGTCCGCTTCCAAGAAAACGGAAGCTCCGGAAGACGAAGTGAAGACGGATGCCGAGACTCCAACCCAGCCGGAAGCGGAAGCTCCTGCTTCTGAGACGGTCGAACCGTCTGCTGATTCCCAGCCGGAAGCTGAGGAGAAGGCGGATGACGATGTATTGACGCTCCATTGGTCTGATGACGAGCCGAAGACGGCAAAGAATGCTGAGGATGAGTCCGAAGCGGATGCGTCCGAGGATGCGGAGCCGGAGACGGAAGAAGACCGGATGGCCATCGCCAAGAAAGCGTTCCAGCCTCGTCCGTACGGCCAGGGCCGCAAGGACCATGATGACCAGGATGAAGATGCCGAAGGTGAGGAAGAAGAGGATGCTGACGCGGAATCTTCTGATGCCGGAGACGAAGATTCTGATCGCCGGGGAGGTGACCGTGGCGGCTATGGACGCCGCGATGATGACCGCCGTGGTGGATACGGTGATCGTGGTGGCTATGGACGTCGTGATGACGACCGCCGTGGCGGCTATGGCGACCGTGGCGGCTATGGACGTCGTGATGACAGCCGTGGAAGCTATGGTGACCGTGGCGGCTATGGACGTCGTGATGACGACCGCCGTGGCGGCTATGGTGATCGTGGTGGCTATGGGCGTCGTGATGACAGCCGTGGAAGCTATGGTGATCGTGGCGGCTATGGACGTCGTGATGACGACCGCCGTGGCGGCTATGGTGATCGTGGTGGCTATGGGCGTCGTGATGACAGCCGTGGAAGCTATGGTGATCGTGGCGGCTATGGGCGTCGTGATGACAGCCGTGGAAGCTATGGTGATCGTGGCGGCTATGGACGTCGTGATGACGACCGCCGTGGCGGCTATGGTGATCGTGGTGGCTATGGGCGTCGTGATGACAGCCGTGGAAGCTATGGTGATCGTGGTGGCTATGGGCGTCGTGATGACAGCCGTGGAGGCTATGGTGATCGTGGTGGCTATGGGCGTCGTGATGACAGCCGTGGCGGCTATGGTGATCGTGGTGGTTTCGGCCGCCGTGATGACAACCGTCGTGGTGGATTCGGCGGAGACCGTGGATTCTCACGTCCTGACCGCTACAGCGATGATCGCCGTGGTGGATTTGGAAAGGATCGCCCGGACCGCAAGCCGAAGCCGTATGGATTCGACAAGTTCCGTGACACCAAGACCAGAGGAGAGAACGAGAACGATAATTTCTTCTGGCTTGATGACGACAAGAAGAATAAGAAAGACGACACGTAA
- a CDS encoding phosphomannomutase/phosphoglucomutase: MGAFKAYDIRGVYGQDFTKDTVYRIGTFLPGLLQASFVVVGRDVRTSSPEIFQALCDGITDAGCDVWDIGLATTPMVYYSTVHFNAEASVQITASHNPPQYNGLKISRKGAIPVGYDTGLKELEHLVTTQEVKKAAVKGKVIKKDALTPYIAFQKQYVPDVSNLDISIDCSNGMSSILIHDLLGERPHYLYDTLDGTFPHHEPNPLEEKNCKDLEAAVLANHSDVGVIYDGDADRVMFIDERGRFIQPDYITAVIGSELLSKEKGNTLVDIRTSRSTTEYLASLGSNVTIWKVGHAFAKMKIREIHGIFGGELAGHYYFRDFFNCDSGILASMIVLKVVARLKKEGKTFSSFVDSIVKYANSGENNFKLVHKDEAMKALYDAYAPNADRVLDFDGYRIEYKTWWFNVRKSNTEPYLRLVVEAKDKALLDEKFAELSAIIKRFD, from the coding sequence ATGGGTGCATTCAAAGCGTATGACATCCGCGGCGTGTATGGCCAGGATTTCACCAAAGACACCGTTTATCGGATCGGGACGTTTCTTCCCGGCCTGCTTCAGGCCTCGTTCGTCGTGGTAGGCCGCGACGTACGCACATCCAGCCCGGAAATCTTCCAGGCGCTCTGCGACGGCATCACCGACGCGGGATGTGATGTATGGGACATCGGGCTGGCCACTACCCCGATGGTCTACTATTCCACCGTGCACTTCAACGCGGAAGCCTCGGTGCAGATCACGGCAAGCCACAACCCGCCGCAGTACAACGGGTTGAAGATCTCCCGCAAAGGGGCCATTCCGGTCGGCTACGACACGGGGCTGAAGGAACTGGAACACTTGGTGACCACCCAAGAGGTGAAGAAAGCCGCCGTCAAAGGCAAGGTAATCAAAAAAGACGCCCTCACCCCGTACATCGCGTTCCAGAAACAGTACGTGCCGGATGTCTCAAACCTTGACATCAGCATCGACTGCTCCAACGGCATGTCCTCCATTCTGATCCACGACCTGCTGGGAGAACGTCCCCACTACCTGTATGACACGCTGGACGGCACCTTCCCCCACCACGAGCCCAACCCGCTTGAGGAGAAGAACTGCAAAGACCTCGAGGCGGCCGTGCTTGCCAACCACAGTGATGTCGGCGTCATCTACGACGGGGATGCCGACCGGGTGATGTTCATCGATGAACGGGGCCGGTTCATCCAACCGGACTACATCACCGCCGTCATCGGCAGCGAACTGCTTTCCAAGGAAAAGGGAAATACGCTGGTGGACATCCGCACCAGCCGGTCCACGACGGAATACCTGGCAAGCCTGGGCTCCAACGTCACCATCTGGAAGGTAGGGCACGCGTTCGCCAAGATGAAGATCCGTGAGATCCACGGCATCTTCGGCGGAGAACTCGCCGGCCACTATTACTTCCGTGACTTCTTCAACTGCGACAGCGGTATTCTCGCCTCGATGATCGTCCTGAAGGTCGTCGCGCGCCTGAAGAAGGAAGGAAAGACATTCAGTTCGTTCGTCGACTCCATCGTCAAGTACGCCAACAGCGGAGAGAACAACTTCAAGCTGGTGCACAAGGATGAAGCGATGAAGGCGTTGTATGACGCGTACGCGCCCAATGCCGACCGTGTGCTGGATTTCGACGGCTACCGCATCGAATACAAAACCTGGTGGTTCAACGTGCGCAAGAGCAACACCGAACCCTACCTCAGGCTTGTGGTAGAAGCGAAGGACAAGGCGCTGCTCGACGAGAAATTCGCCGAACTTTCCGCCATCATCAAGCGATTTGATTGA
- the galE gene encoding UDP-glucose 4-epimerase GalE, with translation MKVLLFGGAGYIGTHVAMAFLDRGDEVGIYDNLSSGLKSNISPNAKFYEGDIMDAEHVGKVLSEGWDAVVHLAAFKAAGESMLKPEKYSLNNITGSLNLITECVKHNVMNFILSSSAAVYGEPAYLPVDEKHPKNPTNYYGYTKYCIEQNLEWYSKLKGLRYAALRYFNAAGYDCDLRMTGLERNPANLIPVVMEVAEGKRPNLLVYGNDYPTEDGTGVRDYVHVSDLADAHVMAADYLLKNGENLVVNLGSETGLSVQQILDAARRITGRPIPAQYVARRAGDPAKLVATSKLAHKLLGWEAGRSDLNTIISSTWAVYEENMRKFGKI, from the coding sequence ATGAAAGTACTGCTTTTCGGAGGCGCCGGATACATCGGCACGCACGTCGCCATGGCGTTTTTGGATCGGGGGGATGAAGTCGGCATCTACGACAATCTCTCCAGCGGGCTGAAGAGCAACATCAGCCCCAACGCGAAATTCTACGAAGGCGACATCATGGATGCCGAGCACGTGGGAAAGGTGTTGTCCGAGGGATGGGATGCCGTGGTTCACCTTGCCGCGTTCAAGGCGGCAGGAGAATCGATGCTGAAGCCGGAGAAGTACTCTCTGAACAACATCACCGGTTCCCTGAATCTGATCACCGAGTGCGTCAAGCACAATGTGATGAACTTCATCCTCTCCTCTTCCGCCGCGGTATACGGGGAACCTGCCTACCTCCCGGTCGATGAGAAGCATCCCAAGAACCCGACCAACTACTACGGATACACCAAGTACTGCATCGAGCAGAATCTGGAATGGTACTCCAAACTGAAGGGACTCAGGTACGCGGCGCTCCGGTATTTCAATGCCGCAGGCTATGACTGTGACCTCCGGATGACCGGTCTGGAACGGAACCCCGCCAATTTGATCCCCGTCGTGATGGAAGTCGCCGAGGGCAAACGCCCCAATCTGCTGGTATACGGCAACGACTATCCCACCGAGGATGGCACCGGAGTACGTGATTACGTGCACGTCAGCGACCTTGCCGACGCCCATGTGATGGCGGCGGACTACCTGCTGAAGAACGGAGAGAACCTGGTGGTGAACCTCGGCTCGGAGACCGGACTTTCCGTCCAGCAGATTCTGGACGCCGCCCGTCGCATCACCGGTCGCCCGATCCCGGCCCAGTACGTCGCCCGTCGCGCCGGCGATCCTGCCAAACTGGTGGCCACCAGCAAACTGGCCCACAAACTGCTCGGATGGGAAGCGGGCCGCAGCGACCTGAACACCATCATCAGCTCCACCTGGGCGGTATATGAGGAGAACATGCGCAAGTTCGGAAAAATCTGA